The genomic DNA TCTGTACATGACCCTCCAGGGGACGTACCAGAGTGGGACGGTGCTAGACTTGCTCTGGCCGCTCTGCTGCCTGTGTTTGGGGCTGGGTGGTCGTGGCCTGGCGCTACACATGGCATCGAATCGCCTCCACCCCCCGGACAGCCTCCAAGACGAAAGCGCACTCAGCACGCCCGGGCGCACCGCCATCCCCTACCTGCTCGTCCCCTTCTCCGGCATCTTTTTCTTCACGTCGCTCCTGGAGCACCAAGACCAGACCATCGAGATGATCGGGATGTGTATCAGTGGGGCCCTGCTGGTGGGGCTGATTCTGCTGCGGCAGTTTATCGCGCTCCAGGACAACTGGCAGCTCGTGCGCAAGACCCAAGAAGATGCCCACTCCCTCAAGAGCCTCAATGCGGAGCTCCGCGCGACCCAAGCCGAGCTTGTCCACTCCGCGAAGATGGCCTCTCTCGGTACTCTCTCCGCCGGGGTTGCCCACGAGCTCAATCAGCCTATCGCCATTGTTCGCGGAATCTCCCAGCAGCTTCAGGACGAGCCAGATCTCTCGACGTTCGTGCTGGAGGACCTCCAGCAGATCGAGAAGCAGACTGGGCGCATGATGCGCATCATCACCCACCTGCGGACCTTCTGCCGCACCGAGGGCCACGACACCAGTACCAGCTCTCTGAGCACTCTGATCGACAACTGCATGATCTTGATCGGTGCCCAGCTCAAGGCGCGGGGTGTGGCCGTGACTATTACCGCTCCCCCCGAGCCCATGGAGGTCTATGCCAATGCCAATGAGATCGAGCAGATTCTCCTGAACCTAGTCACCAATGCCCGCGATGCTCTTGAGAACACTCCCAACCCGGAGCTGCGCTTGACAATCTCCTGCACCCAGGATTTTGTTGTCTTGCAGTGCGCCGACAATGGCCCTGGGATCGCCCCCGATGCCCTCCTCCATCTCTTTGAGCCCTTCTTCACAACCAAAGAAGTGGGCAAGGGCATGGGGCTAGGTCTCTCTATCAGCGAGAACCTCGCCAAGAAAAATGGCGGTAGCCTCACCGCCCACTCGGAGGAGGGTGCTGTCTTTGTCCTCACCATCCCCCGAGCCCATCCAACCTCTACTGAGGTTTCGCTCCCCCTCGCCGCCTAGCCCAAGGAACCTGACAGTTTATGAGTAAGATTTTGATTGCAGAAGACGAAGACGGACTCCGGATGCTCCTGGAGCGCCAGCTCACCCGCTCGGGCTACACGGTCCATACCGCCCAAGACGGCCAAGCCGCACTGGAGGCGCTCCTACGGGAGCCCTTTGATCTGGTCATCTCGGACATGAAGATGCCCCGGCTCGATGGCATGGGCCTGCTCCGAGAGGCGCAGGAGCGGCACCTGCCCATCGACTTCGTGGTCCTCACGGGCCATGGGAGCCTGGAGGGCGCGGTGGAGGCGTTTAAGAACGGCAATGTCGCCGACTACCTCCTCAAGCCGCTTGAGGACATCCGTATGCTCAGCCGTATTGTCGCCAAGGCACTGGAGGCGCGCCGGCTCAAGGAAGAGAACGCACGCCTCAGCACCGCGCTCCCCGAGACACGCCAGCTTGAGCAGCTTCTAGAGCTCACCGAGTGCTATCTCAGCCTCGTGCAGGACCGCCAGCTCAGTGTGGAAGAGGCGCTGGTCGCGCTCCCCCAGGAAGCCCCTCCCGGTGTGGCCCCCAGCCTAACCAAGGCCTTCATTACCATGGCACGCCAGCGCATTGCCTCCCCCCCAGAGCTTGCCCTCGCCGCCTGATCCGCTCCGTTTTTCATCCTTCTGTCGGAGATCGGTGTGACGAAACCGCCAGGACGGAGATCGTCCGGCTATGGGCGCTACGCGCCGCCTCCTCGTACCTCGTCGGTATTAGATTATTCCGAGCGGAGCGAGGCGGCGCGAAGCGCCCCAAAGCCCCGAGGTTTACCGTCGAGGGTAATCACGCGATTTCCATCAAAAAAAATTCCGGCCGTTTTATCAGATTCGGGGGTGCGGAGCCGTTATAGGGGCGAAAGGATGCACTGCATGTACGCCCACCGCTCCCCCCGGCTCCGAAAGCTCGCTCCCGAGCCCGTCACCCAAGCAAGATCGCGGCGAAAGTCCCCCAGCCCCGCAGAGTCCGCTCTCTGGCAAGCGCTCCGGGGACGCCAGGTCTGTGGGGCAAAGTTCCGCCGTCAGCACTCTGTGGGGAGCTTTATCCTCGATTTTTGGTGCCCCGAGCACCGCCTCGCCATCGAAGTGGAGGACGATACCCCCGAGCAGGTCGCCGTGGAGAGCGAGCGCCAGTTCTGGCTGGAGGCGCATGATATCCGCCTTCTCCGGATCCGAAGCGACGATATCCTCTTCCAGCCGGAGGCGGTACTGCGACGTATCTCAGGCACCCTGACGCCACCGTGAGCGCGACAAGCCGGGTACAATTTCCTTATGATCGCTGGCTTCGGACTCATCAACAAAGACTTTATTGCAGTTGTTCCTTCCTGGGAACACGACACCAAAGTGCGGGCGACCCACTATTTTGAGCAAGTCGGGGGCCCGGTTCCGGTGGCACTCACGGTCGTGGCGAAGCTGGGAGGGCTCTCCTGTGTCCATCTCGGCGTGGTAGGTGACGACCGCGATGCCGACGACCTAGGGCGCTACCTAGACGAGCAAGGGGTCTCCCCAGACCTCTTTCGTGCCCCCGGTGTGCTCACCAGCCGCTCCCTGGTCCTTCTCGATTCCCGTGATGGCTCGCGCACGCTGGCAAACTACGCCGAAGAGCTCCCCGCCCTCTCCTTCACCGACGCCCACGCTGAGCTCCTCAGCCAGGTCAGCCTGCTCCATATCGATGGCCGTGACCTCGCGGGGGCACTCCACGCCGCTTCGCTCGTCAAGGCCGCAGGAGGAGCCGTCTCCCTCGATCTGGGAACCATGCGCCCTGGCCGCGAAGCCCTCTTCCCCCTCTGCGAGATTGTCCTTGCGAGCAAGGGCGGGGGTGCTGGTGCCTTCCCCCAGCACGCCGACGATCCCGCGGCGCAGGTGCGTGGGTTCCTCGATGCAGGCGTCAAAGTCGCCGGTGTGACGCTCGCGGAGAAAGGCGTGATGATCGCCACCCAGGAGCAGCCCGAGCCGGTCTTCCTGCCCGCGTTCCCGATCGAGAGAGTCGTCGACACGTGTGGTGCGGGCGATGTGTTTCATGGAGCCTTCTGCTGGGCACATACCACGGGAATGCCCGCCCACCAAGCCGCTAACTTCGCCCAGGCCACGGTCGCGCTACGGATTCAGCAGTACGGCAACCGCGCCGGCATCCCCACACGAGAGGCTGTCGAGGCGTTTCTGAGCAGTAGGTAGGAGCGGGCACTCCCCCCGCATATTTGGCACTCCCCCCCGGGCACTCCCCCCGGCCTCCGCTCGTTCCTCGCTCTGGCCGACCCCCTCTCCCTCTGGTTCCGCGTTCCGCGGGAGGAGAGGGGGTGCGCTACTCAACCCGCCCCCTTCTCCCCCTCCCTTCGTCCCCGCGAAGCGGGAAACAGAGCGAAGGGAGGGGGCCGGGGGGAGGGATGCCGCTGTATACTTCACCATGATCTTCGCTAAGCTCTTTCCCCTTGGCTACGGTGCCGGCTCGCTGGGCACGGCGCTCTCGGGCGATTCCGCGGTGCGCCACGTGGCGGCCTATCTGGAGGCAGGAGGGAATGTCTTTGACACGGCCCATGTCTATGCGTGCTGGCAGCCGGGCGGTGTTGGGGCGAGCGAGCGGGAGCTGGGGCGGGTATTGAAGCAGCTGGGGACGCTTGAGAGCGCATTTATCGTCACCAAAGGCGGTCACCCCGCCTTTGGCACGGAGTATCCCCGCCCGGAGCACTTTCTCGCGCCAGAGGTGCTTGAAAAAGACATCACGGAGAGCTGCGAGCGCCTTGGGGTGGAGCGCATTCCGCTCTACCTGCTCCACCGCGACGATGGCGTCACGCCCGTGGCGGAGCTTCTGGAGCCGCTCCAAGACCCACGTTTGGGGGCAATCGGGGTGAGCAATTGGTCGGTGGAGCGCATCATGGAGGCCAATGCTGTGGCCACGGAGCGCGGCTGGCGTGGCTTTGTCACCAACCAGATTCAGGGGAGCCTCGCCACGCCGAGCTGGCCCATCACCGACGATCCCACGACCCGCTACCTGACAGAGAGAGAGCTTGATTTCGGCCTGCCCCTGATGTTCTACTCCGCCACTGCCGGTGGCTACTTCGCCGGAAAGAGCAGCAAGCTCTACGACTCGCCCGAGAACGCCACAAGGCGCGCGCGTGCCCAGCAGCTTGCGGAGAGATACGGCGCGACAGCAACCCAAGTGGCGCTTGCGTGGCTACGGAGCCTGCCCCTCCCGACGATCCCGCTCTTTGGGACCACCAGCGAAGCGCATCTTCAGGAGCTTCTTGGGGCGGTGTCTCTGAGACTCACGCCCGACGAAGCCCAGTGGCTTACTGAAGGCGGTACCAGCGCACGAACTTGACGGGCGTGGAGAACCAGGCGTCTTTGGGGTCCGGGGCGGTCTTTTGGACTACCGCAAACTTGCCCTTGGGATCGGCGTTGATCCAGGTCTTCTCGCCCAGGTAGGCCAGGATATGGGCACCGCTCATGGTCACCGCAAGGTCGCCGGGGTGGAGCTCGCGGTAGTCTGCGGTGTTGAGCGTGGTGTTCTCTCGGAGGACATAGGTGCGCCCGCTGTAGCCGCGACCGATCTCTTTGGCCGTGGTGTCGTACCACCAGAGGGCAGCGCCAGCACGCAGGAGCCCCAGGTCCTGGGTCTTCCAGCCCTCGGAGAAGCAGGTGTCGATCATCGCGGCACGGATCAGCCCGGAGCAGTCTATGCCCCGAATGCTCTCGCCGCCCCAGCGGTACGGGACACCGTCGTAGCGCTTGAGCGCGGTGGTATAGGCCTGCTGCATCCGTTCCCCCCCATTGGGGTTGCGGTAGGGCAGGAGCGCGAGCCCAAGCGCTCCCACGAGCGGCAGGAGAAAGAGCACGCGTGTCAGCAGTGTCTGCCAGAAGAGAAAGAGCCCTGCCGCCCAGGTCACAAAGACACTGCCGACCAGCAAGCGGCGGAGCGCTCCGTCTTGGTTGGGTACGAGAGCGAGCACCATACAGAGAACGAGCAGTGCTCCCCAGGCAATAAGCTTGATCCGTCGTCGTCGGCGTCTCGTTATCATCGCGAGATTACTCCGTCGTCTTGCTGAGCCGTCGCCGCAGGCCGCGCTTCCAGACCGCGGCCAGCTCTGGCACCGCAAGGAGGCGCTCGATCAGCTCCGTGTCGAGCGTCTCGCCCAAGAGGGCACGGTTGGCGTCATCTACGGTGAGCCCATGCTCTGAGCGGCTCTCCAGCGTGAGCACATCGCCTGCCTGCACCGTCCCGGGAGTGAGGACGCGCAGGTACCAGCCGGACTTGCCCGTGGCCATCACCGCTTTGAGGAACCCCTTGAGCCCCAGCTTGCGCTCCTGCTTGCTACACGGGAAGCGCGGCTGCGAGACCTGAACCTGCGCCGTGCCCACCGTGTAGATATCCCCGATACAGACCGTCGTCTCGTCGTCGCCAATAAGGGTCCAGTTCTCCCCGACGGCACCGGGGGAAAGCACCACGCCATAGACCGCACTCCAGTGGGTATGGTGCGCCAGCGGATGGACACAAACGGCCTGGTCCTTCGAGCCATGGTGCTTCGTGTCCGCGACTTTATCCCCATCGAGCCCCCGCAGCCCGAGCGCCACCGGCCCGACCACCGGCTCACGGTAGATCGCGGTGCGCCACTCGCCCTTGCTATCGGTTCGGGTTTGTGGCTGCCCAATCAGCTGCGTGTGGATCGTCAGGCTCATACCGAGAGGCCATGCCCTCTTAGGACGCCCAAGATAGTCTCGCTCTCTTTCTCGTTGCAGTCCACGAGCGGCAGGCGCACGGGGCCGACTTTCTTACCGAGTGTCCGTAGTGCCAGCTTGGTCGGGGCGGGCGACGGCGTCGAGAACATGATCTTGGCGATGGGCAGTGTCTTGAGGAAGAGCTCCGCGGCCTCCGTGGACTTTCCGGCAAACCAGGTGTCGCAGATCGCCTTGAACTCGGGGCCGATCACGTGTGCGATCACGCTCACCATGCCCGCTCCGCCCAGTGCCAAGGTCGGCAGCAAGTTCGCATCGTCGCCGGAGTACACATCAAAGCTCGGGGGCGTGACACGGAGCACCTCGGCGAACTGGCTGATGTCTGGGGTGGCCTCCTTGATCGCGACAATAGTCGGGCAGTCAGCGGCGAGGCGCGCCGTGGTCGCGGGCTCCAGGTTGGTGATGGTCCGTGTGGGGACGTTGTAGAGCATCACGGGCAGGTCGGTGGCGCTGGCCACGGCCTTGAAGTGCTGGTAGAGCCCCTCCTGGCTGGGCTTGTTGTAGTAGGGCACCACGGCAAGAAGCGCGCCCGCACCCGCCGCCTTGGCATCGTGGGCCGCCTCGATCACCTCCGCAGTGTTGTTGCCCCCCACCCCCGCGATCACTTTCTCGGAGCCAATCGCCTCGACAATCGCCTTCACCAGCGCCGCTTTCTCTTTCGGCGAGGTGGTCGGGGACTCGCCGGTGGTGCCATTGATCACCAGCGCATCCGAGCCATGGGCCAGCAGCCACTTCGCCAGCGCCACGGCCTCCACAAAGTCCACCTGGTTGTCCGCACCAAAAGGCGTCACCATCGCCGTCACAATATGCCCCCATCGGGCCTGCATTCCACGCATCATTTACCTCTCTTTGACATAAAACACTCTTGATGGCAGTATGTCACGCACACGCACTCCATGAATTCCGTTCACAAAGAAGATGGGCCAGATCGTCCCCGTTTCCTCATGTATCTCGCTCGTGGTGTAAACTCCCGACTCTTTATGTCGGAAGGCGAGAACCCGCCTCCTGGAAACGTCAATCAGATAAAACTCAGCAATCCCCACACGAGCATAGGCTTGGGCTCTTAGCTCCGCCATCTCTTGTGGCAGAACATCAACTACCACAGAATCCTCAAAGTCAGTCAGATGAAAGTCCGCAATGAGATAGTCTGTGCCATTTTCTCGTGGATCAGAGATTCGCTTATGCTCGGTGATTCTCTCTGGACGAAATCTTGCCAAAACACGCCCGCAAATTCTCTCGCGTTCTTGTTGATTCTCTGGGCGCTGGTAGAGCAGTCCAGAGATCAACTCCATCCGGGAGATTCTCTCTGGGAACAGCGCTTCAAACCGAGGCCAATCCTCACAAGTCCATGTCAGCGGGTGTGGATGTGGTGCACACTCCAGCGGCTGTGAGAGAACTTCGGGCATGCCCTAAATTACTCCTCGCTGGATTAAAAGCTCCGCGATCTGGTAGCCGTTGAGGGCCGCGCCCTTGAGAATCTGGTCGCCCGCCACGAAGAGATCGAGCGCCTTGGGGTGCGAGAGGTCCTCACGAATCCGCCCGACAAGACACTCATCGCGTCCGGTCGCATCCACTGGCATGGGGAAGGTGTTGCTCTCGCGGTCGTCCACCAGAATCACGCCCGGAAACGCGGCAATGGCGGCGCGGGCTTCGTCCACGGTAGGCCGCTCGCCCACAAACTCGATATTGACGCTCTCGCTGTGCGCCCGAAGCACGGGAACCCGAACACAGGTAGCGGTGACAGCGAGCTCGGGGGCGTGGAGGATCTTGCGGGTCTCCTTGACCATCTTGAGCTCCTCCTCGTTGTAGCCGGTCTCGTTGATCGCGGTGTTGTGCGAGAAGAGATTGAACGCCACTTGGTGGGGGAAGATCTCCTTGGTCGGGGGCTTTCCGGCCAGCAGCTCGCCTGCCTGCACTTCGAGCTCGCGCATCGCCGCTGCGCCCGCACCCGACGCCGCCTGGTAGGTGCTGACCACGACACGCTTCACAGGCCACTTCTGGTGCAGCGGGGTCAGGGCCATCAGCAGGATAATGGTCGAGCAGTTCGGGTTGGCGATAATGCCCTTGTGCGCCAGGACATCGTCGGGGTTGACCTCGGGGACAACCAGGGGGACATCGGGGTCCATGCGAAACGCCGACGAGTTATCGATCACCACGGCTCCCGCTTTCACTGCTGCCTGCGCGTACTGTTTCGAGCGCCCGCCGCCTGCGGAGAAGAACGCGATATCGCAGCCCGTAAACGAGTCCTCGGTCAGCTCGGCGACCGGAAGCTCCTCGCCCTTAAACATGATCGTCTTGCCGACCGAGCGCGCCGATGCCAGCAAGGTAAGGGAGGCGAGCGGGAAGTCCCGCTCCTCCAATAACTTCAAAAACTCCGCCCCGACCGCGCCTGTCGCGCCCGCCAGAGCCACATGGTATTGCTTCATTGCAAGCCATGATACCGCACGCCAAATCGTCGGGCGAGGGGCCGGTGGGTGTGCGGGGATTGGAAATCCCCGGCACCAGGGAGAGAGCGCCCCGTGGGCGCGGAGAATAGACTTCGTCGCCTACGAATACAGCTCGGTTTCAGAGAGTCGTCGAAGTTCAAAAGCAGCAGGGATGGCAACCGTCCCAACCCACTTTTGAAAGTCCACCGCTACCCGAGAAGTGCCACCAAGAGTGCGGTGCAGGTTTTATGCATTTTTATCTTCGAGCTTTATCGTCCTTGGGAACCCCTCGAACTGCCCACCTCCATGTCGCCACATCTCAAAGGTCGCCTCACGGGTCTTCTTGTTCAGGCGGATAATGCCATAGCCAGAGCCTTTTTTGTGTGCTACTTCGTCCGGGGGGACTGTACCGCCGACTTCTTTGAGAGTGTTGCTCCCCTTCTCTGGATTCGCCGCTGCCAGCACCGTGAGCTTATGCCCGAAGCTATCGGTGAAGCGCCCGGTGACACTGGCTCCCTCAGGCCACCAGGCACGCGGCCAGCCGTTGGCGGTGCCGGGAACCATAAATGCCAGCGGGCCATCGTCCCAGTCGTCGATACCGTGCCGCAATAAAATCCCGCTGTGCTGATCCCCGGCGAGCATCAGCACGGTCGGACGGAGCGCCGTGAGTGCCCGCCGCCGCCCGGACTGTGGCCAAGCGTTACAGTCCAGGTCGAGCTTAATGGGATTGAGTTGTGGCCCCGAGTGCGTCGTCGCATGGCAGAAGATCGTCTGGGAGACAACGATCTTAAACGGAGCGGGCTCTTTGGCCCAGCGCACCAGAAAGCGCTCCTGGCGCTCGCCCAGGAGCTGTGCGCCGGGGATATCGAGCACCTTGGGGTCGGTCTTGGCCTGCTGGCGAAGCGCTGGGGAGACGACAGCATCGGGGCCGGTCTTGAACTTGCGGTCCTCGATTACGGCGAAGTCCACGCCGCCGTACTTGAGCTGGGTAAAGTACACCCCGATGCCTTGCGCGATTGGGGCCGGGTCGATCGGGTCAGGCAGGTGCCCGGTCTGGGTGCGCTGGACGACACCCACCCACTCGGCAGGCATGACGTAGCCGCCGTTTTCTTGTTTGCCATTGGGCGCGGGCCGCCCGCCCTGTCCCCAGACATTGCCCTGGAAGACATCGTGGTCGTCGGGCAGAATAATGGAAGGTCGGTCTTTGAGCAGCTCGCGCCACATCCAGCCAAAGTGCCAGAACTTTCGTAAGTAGTCCAGCGTTGCGCGATCGGTGGGCTTGCGGATAATCCCAAAGCCGCCGTAGTTCTCGTAGATCTGGTCGCCTAAGAAACAGAGGAGATCCGGGTTCTGCTTCGCCACCATTGCTGTAAGCCGTGCCTGCGGGAAGACATAGCCATGATCGCAGGAGAGCACGCCCACCGAGAGGGTCTCTCGATCCACTGGGTCACGTCTAAGCGTCCCTTCCCAGTGATAGTCTTTGCCCTGCCACGTATAGGCAACCCGATAGGCCGTATCTGCGCCTGCCTTCCAGCCAGGAACGCGAAAGAGTGCTGTGCTCGAGAGTGGCTCCACGGTGGCATCGCTGAGCTTCTCCCAGCCCGCACCACGCCTGACCTCCAGCCGGACGGTCTGGCTGTCGGATTTTTCCAGGGGGGGCAAGAGCGCCAGGAGCTTGAGCACGCTGCCCGAGAGCGTGTACTGTGTCCAGAGCAGCGGTCCAAATGCGCGTTCGGGAGCCCCCTCTAGTTTCTCGCCCTCTGCCTTGAAATCCGCATAGCGCCAGCGGAGAATCGGCTGGTTGTTGCCCTCGGGCTGGTTGCGCGGCGCCTCGGCGAGGAGGGCGATATTGCCGTGTAGTACTGCTGCCTCGAGCATCGCCCCAAGACGGACTGTCTTCTCGCCCTGTGTCCCGGTGAGTGTCGCCACGCCCCCCGCCCCAATGCTCAGCTTCAGCGTGACCGCTTGCTTGGTATCCAGAGGCTCTGCGCTCACCATCTCCCCGAAAAAGAGTTTTCCATCCGCCCGAATGCCCGCTTCGTGCTTGTGCTGGTAGTGCCAGAGCGCGTGGCGAAAGTCATCGAGCTGGCCGCGCAGGGCAAAGGCAAATCCCGCCCGCACCGCCGCTGGCTGTGCCGGAGCACCGTCGAGGCGCACGGTCACCGAGAGCGTGAAGGTGCTTGGTTTTTCGGTGAGCGCATGGCTTAGCAGGTGCAGCAAGCGCCCCTTGGCCGCCAAGGCTACGACCTCGTTGTCCTCCACGCTCCAGTCCTGGAGCGGCGCCGCCCAGAACTCTGGCCCCACCCAGCGGCGGGTGCCCTTCCAGTCACTCTGAAAAATACTCATAGCTTCTTTCCTGCCAGCGGGGCATTGGTGGATTTTATCCACGCCAGTAAGTCCTTGAGGAGCTCGTCGCGCTTGCTGGGGTTGGTATCGGCAAGGTTGCTGCGTTCCCCAATATCGTCCTTGAGGTTGTAGAGTTCCAGTGCATTCTTTCCGCCATCGAGCACCCACTCCTCGTGGTAGAGGTGCAACTTCCAGTCGCCCTTGCGAATAACACTAATGGGGCGGGTGCGGAAGTCTTTGTCACGGCCTCGGATTACCGGGTCGTTGAGATAGCCAGGGAAGTGCCAGAAGATCGCTTGGCGCTTGAGGGTGCTACCACCTTTGAGAAGTGGGACGAGGCTCTCGCCATCAAGCAGCTTAGGAGGCTTGGCTCCGGCTGCTTCGAGAAACGTCGGGTAGAAATCGATGTTGATAACAGGCGTCGCGCAGACGCTGCCAGGCTTGGTGACACCGGGCCAGCGCACGATCAGAGGCTCGCGGATGCCCCCTTCGTAGTAGCCGCCTTTGCTTCCTCGGAGCGGCTCTTGCGACGACTGCTGGGTTGCGCCATTGTCCGACGTGAAGACGACGATTGTGTTTTTCGCTAGGTTTAGCTCCTTGAGCTTTTTGAGAAGTATGTCTATGCTGGAGTCCAAGGCAGCGACACACGCAGCATACTTCGCATTTCTCTGCTCTATGCCGGGAGTTTTTGCCTTGAACTTCGCCAGAGTGCCTGGCTGGGCTTGGAGTGGTGAGTGAATCCCGTGGTGGGCGAGATAGACAAAAAACGGCTTAGCCTTGTTCTTCTCGATAAACGCACAGGCTTTGTTCGTGAGCGTAAAGACCCCCTTGGGATCACTGGGAGGCCCTGTCTGGTTGCCCTCGCCCCCTTCTTTGAGAGGACCATTTCCAAAGGAGTCGTAGGTCTCGTCGAAGCCCTGTTGTGACGGCAGTGCGCCTTCTGTGGGATGCATGAGGTGCCACTTGCCAAAGTGCCCCGTGGCATAGCCTGCCGATTTCAGGGCATCGGCGAGCGTGATGTTCTCCTCGAGCAAACCCTGCTTATTGGGGTAGGGCACCAGACGCATCAGCTCCTTCGGCCCTCGGTTCGTGCTGTCTACGGCGTAGACCCCGTGCCGTGGCCCGTAGGTTCCCGAGAGCAAGCACGCCCGGCTCGGGGCGCAGTTTCCCGCCGCAGCGTAGGCATGGGTGAAGACCATCCCCTCTTTAGCGAAGCGATCAATCACCGGCGTCTCGTAGAAGTCCGAGCCCTGGTAGCCGACATCGCGCCAGCCCAGATCATCGGCAAAGATAAAGACAATGTTGGGCTGACCTGGTCCCCTCGCCCCCGCAGGGCGGGGGAATAGTAGGGTGAGGAGCGTGAGAAAAACAATGAGTGTCCGTTGCATCGGAGTTACTTCTCCCCCAGATCACTGTAGAAGAGGAGTTCGAAGCCTGTCGGGGCGCTCTTGCGGAGCTGCTCTATGCGCGCCGCCTCTCCTTCGAGTTTCCCCGGCTTTATGGCTTCTGCCTCGTAGACCCAGAGCTCACAGAGCAGGGCGTTGGGGCCGACGATGCGATCTATAAGGACTTTCAGTGCTGTCCCCGAGAGTCCTGATGGAATGTCCACAACCAGCTCCTGTGGCTTCTGCCTCTTGCCTTTCCAGGCCGGAAGCTCGGTGTCGGGAACGACGCCGACTGCTCCCGTACCATCAGCGTTGGCGACCCGTACGCGCTGCGTACGGCCACGCCCGCCCCAGTCCCACCAAGAGAAGCCAATCTTATGTGCTTTTCCCGGAGCGAGGCCAGAAATAAGGAGCTCAACAGACGAATGGTGCTGCACTGACGAGCCAAACCAGGGGGCTACCTCCGTGGTGAAGTCAGGCGGGGTGTAGGCACGCCCTGCGAGAGTGGTGATCCCTGGCCCGCTAGATACTGCCGTCGTAACGATAGCCTTTGCTTCAGCTTCGTAGGAGCGTGGGTTTCCCGGCTGTGGCGTGTGCTCGCTCGCCATCAGTGCCTTCATCCGTGCCAGCAGTGTTGCGTGCTTGGGGTCACCGGCGAGATCGTGGTCCTCATGGGGATCGGTGACGACGTTGTAGAGCTTCAGCGGGGTGCTGGCGTCTTTGATCTGCACGCGAAGCCCCACGAAATCCCCGATACGCACGGCCTGCTGGTCGCCCCAAGGGTCGGGACCCGTATTGGGAAAGCCGTGGCGGCCCAGCACCTCACGGTCGGTCTTGAGGTTGCTAGGGCCATGAAACTCCCAGTAGAGAAAGTCGTGGGGCTTCTGCACGCCCTTCCCCGTGACACTCGCTGCGAGGGAGAGACCGTCGGTGCCGGAAGGCACTTTGGCTCCTGCGAGCTCAGCAAAGGTAGCCAGCCAGTCGTAGTGGGCGCTGGGCAAGGAGACCGCGCCAGGCTTGACGACTCCTGGCCCCCAGACAATCGTCGGCTCTCGCATCCCACCTTCGTAAAGATCGCGCTTGAAGCCATCGTGTGGCCCCCAAGAGCGGAAAACCTGTGGATCTTTGGCAGGGCCATTGTCGGAGGTAAAGACAATCAGTGTATTTTTGTCCAAGCCCTGCTTTTGGAGCGTTGCTCTCAGGTCGCCCATCGCAGCGTCTAAGCGCCGAATCATCGTGGCGTAGCGCTTCTCCCAGTCCGTCCACTCCGCAGGAAGTGTAGGATCGAGCCAGGCGTTTTTCTGCGCGGGGTTGGTCATTAGTGGCAGCGAGACACCGCCAGTTGGGTACGGGCCGTCGGGCACTTGATAGGCCATGTGCGGCGCAATATAGGCTAGGTAGAGAAAGAAGGGCTGCTTGGGGTTCTTGGCTGTCTGCTCGGCGATATAGGCTTTCGCTTTGGCGGTGTAGAGATCCGTGGAGTAGCTGTCCTTGAACTGCTCGGTAACGTCCTTCGTTCCCTCGAAGATCGGGTGCTGCGTATCGGGGTAGTGGACGTGCCCGTCGCTGTGGCCGTAGAGCCCGAACCAGTGGTCGAAGCCGCGCTTCTCCGGGTGGGCGGGCATGTCCTTCTTGCCGCCCCCAATCCCCCACTTGCCCACGGAATAGGTCGCGTAGCCAGCCGCTTTTAGGACGCTCGCCATGGTCGGGGCCTCGGCCA from Armatimonas rosea includes the following:
- a CDS encoding alkaline phosphatase D family protein; translated protein: MSIFQSDWKGTRRWVGPEFWAAPLQDWSVEDNEVVALAAKGRLLHLLSHALTEKPSTFTLSVTVRLDGAPAQPAAVRAGFAFALRGQLDDFRHALWHYQHKHEAGIRADGKLFFGEMVSAEPLDTKQAVTLKLSIGAGGVATLTGTQGEKTVRLGAMLEAAVLHGNIALLAEAPRNQPEGNNQPILRWRYADFKAEGEKLEGAPERAFGPLLWTQYTLSGSVLKLLALLPPLEKSDSQTVRLEVRRGAGWEKLSDATVEPLSSTALFRVPGWKAGADTAYRVAYTWQGKDYHWEGTLRRDPVDRETLSVGVLSCDHGYVFPQARLTAMVAKQNPDLLCFLGDQIYENYGGFGIIRKPTDRATLDYLRKFWHFGWMWRELLKDRPSIILPDDHDVFQGNVWGQGGRPAPNGKQENGGYVMPAEWVGVVQRTQTGHLPDPIDPAPIAQGIGVYFTQLKYGGVDFAVIEDRKFKTGPDAVVSPALRQQAKTDPKVLDIPGAQLLGERQERFLVRWAKEPAPFKIVVSQTIFCHATTHSGPQLNPIKLDLDCNAWPQSGRRRALTALRPTVLMLAGDQHSGILLRHGIDDWDDGPLAFMVPGTANGWPRAWWPEGASVTGRFTDSFGHKLTVLAAANPEKGSNTLKEVGGTVPPDEVAHKKGSGYGIIRLNKKTREATFEMWRHGGGQFEGFPRTIKLEDKNA
- a CDS encoding sulfatase — translated: MQRTLIVFLTLLTLLFPRPAGARGPGQPNIVFIFADDLGWRDVGYQGSDFYETPVIDRFAKEGMVFTHAYAAAGNCAPSRACLLSGTYGPRHGVYAVDSTNRGPKELMRLVPYPNKQGLLEENITLADALKSAGYATGHFGKWHLMHPTEGALPSQQGFDETYDSFGNGPLKEGGEGNQTGPPSDPKGVFTLTNKACAFIEKNKAKPFFVYLAHHGIHSPLQAQPGTLAKFKAKTPGIEQRNAKYAACVAALDSSIDILLKKLKELNLAKNTIVVFTSDNGATQQSSQEPLRGSKGGYYEGGIREPLIVRWPGVTKPGSVCATPVINIDFYPTFLEAAGAKPPKLLDGESLVPLLKGGSTLKRQAIFWHFPGYLNDPVIRGRDKDFRTRPISVIRKGDWKLHLYHEEWVLDGGKNALELYNLKDDIGERSNLADTNPSKRDELLKDLLAWIKSTNAPLAGKKL
- a CDS encoding aspartate-semialdehyde dehydrogenase; protein product: MKQYHVALAGATGAVGAEFLKLLEERDFPLASLTLLASARSVGKTIMFKGEELPVAELTEDSFTGCDIAFFSAGGGRSKQYAQAAVKAGAVVIDNSSAFRMDPDVPLVVPEVNPDDVLAHKGIIANPNCSTIILLMALTPLHQKWPVKRVVVSTYQAASGAGAAAMRELEVQAGELLAGKPPTKEIFPHQVAFNLFSHNTAINETGYNEEELKMVKETRKILHAPELAVTATCVRVPVLRAHSESVNIEFVGERPTVDEARAAIAAFPGVILVDDRESNTFPMPVDATGRDECLVGRIREDLSHPKALDLFVAGDQILKGAALNGYQIAELLIQRGVI
- the dapA gene encoding 4-hydroxy-tetrahydrodipicolinate synthase → MMRGMQARWGHIVTAMVTPFGADNQVDFVEAVALAKWLLAHGSDALVINGTTGESPTTSPKEKAALVKAIVEAIGSEKVIAGVGGNNTAEVIEAAHDAKAAGAGALLAVVPYYNKPSQEGLYQHFKAVASATDLPVMLYNVPTRTITNLEPATTARLAADCPTIVAIKEATPDISQFAEVLRVTPPSFDVYSGDDANLLPTLALGGAGMVSVIAHVIGPEFKAICDTWFAGKSTEAAELFLKTLPIAKIMFSTPSPAPTKLALRTLGKKVGPVRLPLVDCNEKESETILGVLRGHGLSV